ACTTTGGGCCCTTGCTGTGCCTGTCTCTGGAACGCGTCCTGCGGGAACACGTAACCGATTTCATGGCTATTCAGAAACACGCCATAACTTGTCCCGTGACCGGCATAGCCCAGGAGCGTTTCTGGAGCCCGGTCAACAAACCTGTATTTGCAGCCGATGGTTCGCTGCTGTACATCATTCATCGCGTGGAAGACGTCACAGAATTCGTGCAGAGTCAGAGCTGCTATCCGGGCACCGTAACGGATGTCTATCAAAGATCGCAGGACGTCCAGGCCATTCATCGCGAATTGAAACTCGCCAAGGACAATCTGGAAAGGCTTGTGGCTCAGAGAACGCTTGAGCTTGCCCTGAGCGAAGAAAAATTTCGCCTGATGGCCAATACCATGCCTCAGATTGTCTGGACGGCGAGACCGGATGGCTATGTGGATTGGTATAACGAGTGTTGGTATCAATTCACAGGCATGCCGCGCGGCAGCGACTGGGATGATCCGGGTTCGCCCGTGCACCCCGATGATATCCAAGGCCTGCGGGAACGCTGGCAGGAATCCATCGATACAGGGATGATCTTTGAGAAGGATATTCGCTTCAAACGCCAGACCGATGGTGAATACTGCTGGCACCTGAGCCGTGCTGTGCCGCAGCGCAATGCAAGAGGCGATATCATCTCCTGGATCGGGACCAGCACCGATATTCACGAGCGCAAGACTTTGGCCGATGAATTGCAGCTTGCCAAGGCCGAAGCTGAAGAAGCCAACCGCCTCAAAAGTGTCTTCCTTACGAACATGAGCCATGAACTGCGCACGCCGCTGACAGCCATTACAGGATTCTCACAGCTCCTTCATGAGCAGAATTTTTCGCGCGAGCTGGAAAAGCGCTACCTTGCGGTCATAGATCGCAATGGTCTTCAGCTGCTCCGTATCATTGATGACATCCTTGACCTTTCCAAAGTGGAGGCAGGAAAATTAACCATTGAACGCCTCCGTCTGCCATTGCTCGAAATCATTTCTGACATCCGGGCGCTTCTGGAATTGAAAACTCAGGAAATCGGACTGGATAGTTCCGTCGAAATCGAGGGCCTCGTCCCGGAAATCATTGAATCCGATCCGACAAGGCTCAAGCAGGTTCTGATGAATCTCATCAACAACGCGGTAAAATTCACCAGCCAGGGATGCGTGGACATTCGCATCAGTTACCAGGCAGAGCCCGCGCAGTTACGCTTTGAAATCCGTGATACGGGCCGTGGCGTTTCCCCGGAACAGGCCGCCCGCCTCTTCGCTCCTTTTGAGCAGGCGGACAGCTCCATCACCCGCACCTATGGGGGAACTGGCCTCGGGCTCACACTCTCACGCCACCTCGCGCGAACCTTGGGCGGTGATGTCCAGCTGCGATCAAGCCAGTTGAACCAGGGCAGCAGCTTTATCGCATGGGTGGATCCAGGTCCCATGGCAGGCGTTCGTATGATTGATCACAAGGCCGTGGCGCAGGAGCAGGCAAGGCAGCAGCAGAAAGCACTCCTCGAAAGGTTCACCGGGGCTCTGAAAGGCCGCAAAATCCTGCTCGTTGATGATGCGGATGACAATCGCGCCTTGATCAGTGCCATCCTGCACCGAACCAACGCCACACTTGTGACAGCCCGCGACGGCATCGAATGCTTGGATTATGCAGCGACCGAGGACTTTGATCTGACCCTTATGGACATGCAGATGCCGCGCATGGATGGTTTTGAGGCCACGCGTATCTTGCGACAGAAAGGCTATTCGAAACCCATAGTTGCCCTGACAGCCCATGCGATGCGTGAACAGATCAAGCGTTGCCATGATGCAGGCTGCACAGCTCATCTGTCGAAGCCTGTGAATCATGGGAAGCTGATAGAAACGGTCATGAAAC
This Oligoflexus sp. DNA region includes the following protein-coding sequences:
- a CDS encoding ATP-binding protein — protein: MLDYKAVFEATLSPYLLLALDFTIIGVNEAYLGATHSERARLLGRNIFEVFSSRSRETMEYFGPLLCLSLERVLREHVTDFMAIQKHAITCPVTGIAQERFWSPVNKPVFAADGSLLYIIHRVEDVTEFVQSQSCYPGTVTDVYQRSQDVQAIHRELKLAKDNLERLVAQRTLELALSEEKFRLMANTMPQIVWTARPDGYVDWYNECWYQFTGMPRGSDWDDPGSPVHPDDIQGLRERWQESIDTGMIFEKDIRFKRQTDGEYCWHLSRAVPQRNARGDIISWIGTSTDIHERKTLADELQLAKAEAEEANRLKSVFLTNMSHELRTPLTAITGFSQLLHEQNFSRELEKRYLAVIDRNGLQLLRIIDDILDLSKVEAGKLTIERLRLPLLEIISDIRALLELKTQEIGLDSSVEIEGLVPEIIESDPTRLKQVLMNLINNAVKFTSQGCVDIRISYQAEPAQLRFEIRDTGRGVSPEQAARLFAPFEQADSSITRTYGGTGLGLTLSRHLARTLGGDVQLRSSQLNQGSSFIAWVDPGPMAGVRMIDHKAVAQEQARQQQKALLERFTGALKGRKILLVDDADDNRALISAILHRTNATLVTARDGIECLDYAATEDFDLTLMDMQMPRMDGFEATRILRQKGYSKPIVALTAHAMREQIKRCHDAGCTAHLSKPVNHGKLIETVMKLME